A single region of the Nicotiana sylvestris chromosome 6, ASM39365v2, whole genome shotgun sequence genome encodes:
- the LOC104247993 gene encoding methyl-CpG-binding domain-containing protein 4-like: MAKDSPKPPKPSNPSVSIWAAQCGKCFKWRMISTQEEFEEIRSKFIEEPFFCNKKPNVSCEDPADIEYDSSRTWVIDKPNTPKTPNGFKRNMTLRRDYSKMDIYYVTPPGKRVRSSTELGTFLQQNPEFSDLSVSDFSFTSPKVMDDTIPSSAVLANSNKKAATSITK, translated from the exons ATGGCGAAAGACTCTCCAAAACCTCCCAAG CCGTCGAATCCATCGGTAAGCATATGGGCAGCACAATGTGGAAAATGCTTCAAATGGAGAATGATTTCAACACAAGAAGAGTTTGAAGAAATCAGAAGTAAATTTATTGAAGAACCCTTTTTCTGCAACAAAAAGCCTAATGTTTCTTGTGAGGATCCAGCAGATATTGAGTACGATTCATCTCGAACTTGGGTTATTGACAAACCCAATACGCCTAAAACCCCAAATGGGTTTAAGCGAAATATGACCCTGAGGAGAGATTATTCTAAAATGGATATTTATTATGTTACTCCTCCAGGGAAAAGAGTAAGATCTTCTACTGAGTTGGGCACTTTTCTTCAGCAAAATCCTGAGTTCAGCGATTTATCAGTTTCAGATTTCAGCTTTACCAGCCCCAAAGTTATGGATGACACTATACCCTCTAGCGCTGTTCTTGCTAACTCCAACAAGAAGGCTGCAACTAGTATCACTAAATGA
- the LOC104224665 gene encoding auxin-binding protein T92 produces MARHIIILVAVFWFATAEASHCSINGLPLVRNISELPQENYGRSGLSHTTIAGSVLHGMKEIEVWLQTFAPGFRTPIHRHSCEEIFIVLKGQGTLYLTPSSHSKYPGNPQEFHIFPNSTFHIPVNDVHQVWNTGEQEDLQVLDVISRPPVKVFMYDDWSMPHTAAKLKFPYYWDEECYQTTSRKDEL; encoded by the exons ATGGCCCGCCACATCATCATACTAGTTGCTGTTTTCTGGTTCGCGACGGCTGAAGCTTCTCACTGCTCTATTAATG GATTACCACTTGTGAGGAATATCAGCGAGCTTCCACAGGAAAACTATGGGAGGTCCGGTTTATCTCACACTACAATTGCAGGTTCAGTCTTGCACGGCATGAAAGAG ATAGAAGTGTGGCTTCAAACGTTTGCCCCAGGATTTCGCACACCAATACACAGACACTCATGTGAAGAAATTTTCATCGTCTTGAAGGGTCAAGGCACTCTATATCTCACTCCTAGTTCACATTCAAAGTACCCGGGGAACCCGCAGGAGTTCCATATATTCCCTAATAGCACCTTCCATATCCCTGTTAATGATGTTCACCAG gtatgGAACACTGGTGAACAAGAAGATCTAcaagttttagatgttatttctCGTCCTCCAGTGAAGGT GTTTATGTATGATGACTGGTCGATGCCACACACGGCTGCCAAATTGAAGTTTCCCTATTACTGGGATGAGGAATGTTATCAGACAACTTCGAGGAAAGATGAGCTTTAA
- the LOC104224667 gene encoding uncharacterized protein yields the protein MKCDYCKIERSFERKLIGYPADFNAKRKVVANYATDMLNKDTTVPQVNMAGIATALMTDNPSKEWIVDSGTTHHLAASLDILHSKTELKIGRDQVHLPTGEKINISHIGSATFLKDMKIKNDLWSGRVGGIGKERGGLYVVKDEHIARSLRQTSVAVVQKPEVDGILWHKRLGYTSVSTMKKTDSLQLKDLDENKDCSANIPTKYWGECIITVVYIINSLPSIILQGKSPYELLHHQKPSLEHLRVFGCLCYATTMLHDNKFSVRAKPAVHLGYSDTQKGYKLLDLATNHFFGHADHTLEPLQTPVADHASKCEVDTTTAIHEAHENDEVDAVCEEGNIVDAVVSEEGNIADAVVSEEASEPQQATYDEHAENVVPECVSSGIRSQEPRRSGRSTKEHIWLQDYVTKKKAHNVALYPISDYLCYDQLSQACKSFVAKVSALTEPQNFT from the exons ATGAAATGTGATTACTGTAAGATAGAGCGGTCATTTGAAAGAAAATTGATAGGGTATCCTGCAGATTTCAATGCTAAGAGGAAAGTTGTGGCCAATTATGCAACTG ATATGCTGAATAAAGATACCACAGTTCCACAAGTCAACATGGCAGGTATTGCTACTGCACTAATGACTGATAATCCTAGTAAAGAATGGATAGTTGATTCTGGTACGACTCATCACTTAGCTGCTTCCCTAGATATACTACATTCTAAGACTGAGTTGAAAATTGGTAGGGATCAAGTTCATTTACCTACTGGTGAGAAGATAAATATATCTCATATTGGTAGTGCAACATTTCTTAAGGACATGAAGATTAAGAAT GACCTTTGGAGTGGCAGGGTGGGGGGGATTGGTAAGGAAAGAGGAGGCCTATATGTGGTGAAGGATGAGCACATTGCTAGAAGTTTGAGGCAAACATCGGTTGCAGTAGTCCAGAAACCAGAAGTAGATGGCATTCTTTGGCACAAAAGATTAGGTTACACCTCTGTTAGTACAATGAAAAAAACAGATTCCTTACAGCTTAAAGATCTTGATGAAAATAAAGACTGTTCT GCAAATATACCAACTAAATACTGGGGAGAATGTATTATTACTGTTGTTTACATCATAAATAGTTTGCCTTCTATCATTTTGCAAGGGAAATCACCATATGAACTCTTACATCATCAGAAGCCTtctcttgagcacttgagagtcTTTGGCTGCTTATGCTATGCCACAACTATGTTACATGATAACAAGTTCTCAGTAAGAGCCAAACCTGCTGTGCATTTGGGCTATTCAGATACACAAAAGGGCTACAAGCTCTTGGACCTTGCAACTAATCATTTTTTT GGACATGCAGATCATACACTTGAACCATTGCAGACACCAGTTGCAGATCATGCATCTAAATGTGAAGTTGATACAACTACTGCAATCCATGAAgctcatgaaaatgatgaggtTGATGCAGTCTGTGAAGAGGGCAACATTGTTGATGCTGTAGTATCTGAAGAGGGCAACATTGCTGATGCTGTAGTATCTGAAGAAGCATCTGAACCTCAACAAGCTACATATGATGAGCATGCAGAAAATGTTGTACCTGAATGTGTTTCCTCAGGAATCAGAAGTCAAGAACCAAGAAGATCTGGCAGAAGTACTAAAGAACACATATGGTTACAAGATTATGTTACCAAGAAAAAGGCACATAATGTGGCATTATATCCTATTTCAGACTATCTGTGTTATGATCAGCTTTCACAGGCATGCAAAAGCTTTGTAGCAAAGGTTTCAGCACTCACAGAACCACAGAACTTTACATAA
- the LOC104224666 gene encoding RNA demethylase ALKBH10B — MPPAVAAVGHHRVVPLAPTATPAAASPVVKPPPPTVVSETFAKDAILAWFRGEFAAANAIIDALCNHITQLEGGRSSEYESVFAAVHRRRLNWIPILQMQKYCSIAEVTVELRKVADRKLKEREEEELTDAKQSDAEGNGSLAEKEISHSVESSENGGSEVVDEDESHDSPESEITDTGSVEPSIESVEFCSNHENCETTHAHIKMTKGFVSKEPVKGRMVNVVRGLKLFEDVFTPNEISKLNDCANELRAAGQNGDLSGETFVLFNQQVKGNKRELIQLGTPIFRHIKEEATCQKSNIEPIPALLQGVIDHLIQWHLISDTRRPNSCIINFFDEGEYSQPFLKPPHLDQPVSTLLLSESMMAFGRTLVCDSDGNYKGSCMLSLKEGSLLVMRGNSADMARHALCSSASKRVAITFFKVRTEMDSFFSEVPPLTRAMTLWQPGVPTQYSTTNGAANGYKIMDVIPKWGFLRAPEIMLPPIRPMVLNPQRIPHNGTGVFLPLSRKPAKHLPPRAQKRRFLELPSPGDSPKSESTSEASMDV, encoded by the exons ATGCCGCCAGCTGTCGCTGCTGTTGGACACCACCGTGTAGTACCGTTAGCACCTACGGCTACGCCGGCGGCAGCTAGTCCGGTGGTGAAACCACCACCTCCGACTGTAGTGTCTGAGACATTTGCTAAGGACGCAATATTAGCTTGGTTCAGAGGGGAATTCGCAGCTGCAAATGCAATAATTGATGCGTTATGCAACCATATTACTCAGCTTGAAGGCGGGAGATCATCGGAGTATGAATCGGTGTTCGCCGCCGTTCATCGCCGGAGGCTGAATTGGATCCCGATTCTTCAGATGCAAAAGTACTGTTCCATTGCTGAGGTTACCGTTGAGCTCCGGAAAGTCGCTGACAGAAAATTAAAGGAGAGAGAGGAGGAGGAGTTGACTGACGCGAAACAGAGTGATGCGGAAGGGAACGGTTCTTTGGCTGAAAAGGAAATCAGTCATTCCGTGGAGAGCTCCGAAAATGGAGGAAGTGAAGTGGTGGATGAAGATGAATCACATGATTCTCCTGAAAGTGAGATCACTGATACAG GGTCTGTAGAGCCTTCGATAGAAAGTGTTGAATTCTGCTCAAACCATGAGAATTGCGAGACAACGCATGCCCACATCAAGATGACAAAGGGGTTTGTATCGAAGGAGCCAGTTAAAGGGCGTATG GTGAATGTAGTAAGAGGTTTGAAGTTATTCGAAGACGTATTTACTCCAAATGAAATCTCTAAATTAAATGACTGCGCAAATGAACTTCGAGCTGCTGGCCAGAATGGTGATCTCTCAG GTGAaacttttgttttattcaaccAGCAAGTGAAGGGCAACAAAAGAGAGCTGATTCAGCTTGGCACCCCAATTTTCAGGCATATAAAAGAGGAGGCCACATGTCAAAAGA GTAACATTGAACCTATTCCAGCTCTTCTACAAGGTGTCATAGACCACTTGATTCAGTGGCATCTAATATCAGATACTAGAAGACCTAACAGCTGCATCATCAACTTCTTTGATGAG GGGGAGTATTCACAGCCTTTCTTGAAACCACCTCATTTAGACCAGCCTGTGTCTACCCTTCTCCTCTCTGAATCGATGATGGCATTTGGTAGAACTCTTGTATGTGACAGTGATGGGAACTACAAAGGATCGTGCATGCTTTCTCTAAAAGAAGG GTCTCTGTTAGTCATGAGAGGAAATAGTGCCGATATGGCTAGGCATGCGTTGTGCTCATCTGCTAGCAAAAGAGTTGCAATTACATTCTTCAAAGTAAGAACAGAAATGGATAGCTTTTTCTCAGAAGTCCCTCCTCTGACTAGAGCAATGACCTTATGGCAACCTGGTGTCCCAACACAATATTCAACTACAAATGGCGCAGCTAATGGCTATAAGATAATGGATGTGATTCCTAAATGGGGTTTCCTTCGAGCTCCAGAAATTATGCTACCTCCTATTCGTCCAATGGTTCTGAACCCTCAAAGGATACCACATAATGGTACTGGGGTCTTTCTTCCGTTATCAAGAAAACCTGCAAAACACCTTCCACCACGTGCCCAGAAAAGGCGGTTTCTTGAGCTACCTTCCCCAGGTGATTCGCCTAAATCAGAGAGCACTTCAGAAGCAAGTATGGATGTCTAG
- the LOC138871779 gene encoding uncharacterized protein, with amino-acid sequence METSKALWNALEKKYKTEDAGLKKFVAARFLDFKMIDTRSVITQVQELQVIVHDLLAEGMVINEAFQVAAFIEKLPPLWKDFKNYLKHKRKEMTLEDLIVRLRIEEDNKNAEKKSRGNSTIMGANVVEEAP; translated from the exons atggaaacttcaaaagcgttatggaatgcacttgagaagaagtacaagactgaggatgccggacttaagaagttcgtggctgcaaggtttttggatttcaagatgattgacactaggtccgtcataactcaagtccaagaattacaagtcattgtgcatgacctccttgctgaag gtatggtcataaatgaggcctttcaagtcgctgctttcattgaaaagttacctccgttgtggaaggattttaagaactatcttaaacacaagcggaaggagatgacactagaagacttgattgttcgtctgaggatagaagaagacaacaaaaatgctgaaaagaagtcacgtggaaactcaacaataatgggggCAAACGTTGTTGAGGAGGCACCataa